One genomic region from Spirosoma sp. KCTC 42546 encodes:
- a CDS encoding PleD family two-component system response regulator, whose amino-acid sequence MNNYRNSLIYVVDDGQQEHYLLKLILADQPENCNVRFFSDGTQLLTQLTHRLDNRLPDLILLNLQLSILTGYEVLLLLKRDTAWKSIPIIAYNASAKTVDSIHYTDLDCTAFLDKYNGHRKSARRLSANYLNVNLTYSDN is encoded by the coding sequence ATGAATAATTATCGAAACTCTCTGATTTATGTGGTTGATGATGGACAGCAGGAACACTATCTGCTTAAGCTTATTCTTGCTGATCAACCGGAAAATTGTAACGTGCGATTTTTTAGCGATGGCACTCAATTGCTCACTCAACTTACCCACCGCCTGGACAACCGACTTCCTGACTTGATTTTATTGAACTTACAACTGTCCATCCTGACAGGCTATGAAGTACTGCTTTTGCTCAAAAGAGATACAGCCTGGAAGTCAATCCCAATTATTGCCTACAATGCATCAGCCAAAACCGTAGATAGTATCCATTATACCGATCTGGATTGTACAGCTTTCCTTGACAAATATAATGGTCACCGAAAAAGTGCTAGACGTTTGTCAGCTAATTATTTAAATGTCAACCTTACATATAGTGACAATTAA
- a CDS encoding peroxiredoxin, translating to MNYETRKDRKVQEVVADAKGSFQFTIPLKEPLIYTISVADSGLVQVVAKPGDALKLEFKKDEIVCSGSKDTQYLIDYERNRRDVFAKYLKRTYDSSAVAVKSGNKARIEYWNVEHEKASENYKAELATWVEQPFFINSLAAVHHSMRWHSDNDINLMDQMVAIFQKKYPGFELTRQLVSKVAATKRIALGAIAPEFMAKDTANHTVDLKNYRGKYTLVDFWASWCGPCRQESPTLVRLYKTYKDKGFAILSVSIDTDKSRWVNAIKKDGYTWENVSELDGYSGSTAALYTVTAIPNSFLLDKDGKIIAKNLRGKNLEDKLIALMGQ from the coding sequence ATGAATTATGAAACACGCAAGGACAGGAAAGTCCAGGAAGTAGTTGCCGACGCTAAAGGATCATTTCAATTTACGATACCGCTGAAAGAACCGCTCATTTATACAATCAGCGTGGCGGATTCGGGACTGGTGCAGGTGGTAGCCAAGCCAGGTGATGCGCTCAAGTTGGAATTCAAAAAAGATGAAATCGTATGCTCCGGTTCTAAGGACACACAATACCTGATCGACTACGAGCGTAATCGCCGGGATGTGTTTGCTAAATACCTGAAGCGCACCTATGATTCATCGGCAGTAGCGGTAAAAAGTGGTAACAAGGCCCGGATTGAGTACTGGAACGTTGAGCACGAGAAAGCGTCTGAAAATTATAAAGCTGAGCTGGCCACCTGGGTTGAACAGCCTTTCTTTATCAACTCACTCGCTGCGGTTCATCACAGCATGCGCTGGCATTCGGATAATGACATCAACCTGATGGACCAGATGGTGGCCATCTTTCAGAAAAAATACCCTGGTTTTGAATTAACACGACAGCTTGTTAGCAAAGTGGCAGCTACCAAACGTATTGCATTAGGCGCTATAGCCCCGGAATTCATGGCAAAGGACACGGCTAACCATACCGTCGATTTGAAAAATTATCGAGGTAAATATACGCTGGTCGATTTCTGGGCTTCCTGGTGCGGCCCCTGCCGACAGGAAAGCCCAACGCTGGTGAGACTTTACAAAACGTACAAAGACAAAGGGTTTGCTATTTTAAGCGTGTCGATCGACACCGATAAATCCAGGTGGGTGAATGCTATCAAAAAAGATGGCTATACCTGGGAGAATGTATCTGAGTTGGATGGCTATTCGGGTTCAACGGCCGCGTTGTACACGGTTACCGCCATACCTAATAGTTTTTTGCTTGATAAAGACGGAAAAATTATCGCCAAAAATCTGAGGGGTAAAAACCTGGAGGACAAATTAATTGCGCTCATGGGCCAGTAA
- a CDS encoding SDR family oxidoreductase translates to MINENQLSRRQLIGGIGSGLAATVLAPAVLANSESQVVGSLAPAPLVDPTTKYPKPPFKPQPQPWPGLASKMDPRPDHGETSYKGSGRLLGRKALITGGDSGMGRAAAIAYAREGADVAINYLPAEESDAREVVDLIKKEGRKAIAIPGDIRTEAFCKQLVEEAVKGLGGLDILVSNAARQQSRESILDVSSEDFDATMKTNIYAPFWIIKAALPHMPPGSSIIGTTSEQAYDPSPNLYDYAQTKAATMNFVKSLAKQLGPKGIRVNGVAPGPIWTPLQPSGGATQEKLKTFGGNTPLGRPGQPAELASIYVQLAANDGSYATGQVYGAAGGGGQP, encoded by the coding sequence ATGATCAATGAAAATCAACTCAGCCGACGCCAGCTCATTGGTGGCATTGGCAGTGGTCTGGCGGCTACCGTACTGGCACCGGCAGTGTTGGCCAATTCGGAGTCTCAGGTAGTAGGGTCATTGGCTCCGGCACCGCTTGTCGATCCGACCACGAAATATCCCAAACCTCCATTTAAGCCCCAGCCGCAGCCCTGGCCAGGGTTAGCCAGCAAAATGGACCCGCGTCCCGACCATGGCGAGACCAGTTATAAAGGATCTGGGCGCTTACTTGGCCGAAAAGCGTTGATTACCGGAGGAGATTCAGGCATGGGTCGAGCCGCTGCAATTGCCTATGCCCGCGAAGGAGCCGATGTGGCCATTAACTATCTGCCGGCCGAGGAATCCGACGCCAGGGAGGTAGTGGATTTAATCAAGAAAGAAGGCCGGAAAGCGATTGCTATTCCTGGCGATATCCGCACCGAAGCGTTCTGTAAGCAACTGGTGGAGGAAGCCGTAAAAGGATTGGGTGGATTAGATATTCTGGTGAGTAATGCGGCCCGGCAGCAAAGTCGGGAGTCTATACTGGATGTCTCTTCGGAAGATTTTGACGCGACGATGAAAACCAACATTTATGCACCCTTCTGGATTATTAAAGCCGCTTTACCGCACATGCCGCCCGGATCGTCCATTATCGGAACAACATCCGAGCAGGCTTATGACCCTTCGCCCAATTTATACGACTATGCGCAGACCAAAGCGGCTACGATGAATTTTGTCAAGTCGCTGGCTAAACAGCTTGGCCCCAAGGGTATTCGGGTAAATGGTGTAGCGCCGGGCCCTATATGGACACCATTACAACCCAGCGGTGGGGCCACGCAGGAAAAGCTAAAAACCTTCGGCGGAAATACCCCGCTGGGCCGCCCTGGCCAACCCGCCGAGCTGGCATCTATTTACGTTCAACTGGCGGCTAATGATGGCAGTTATGCTACAGGCCAGGTATACGGAGCGGCTGGTGGGGGAGGACAGCCCTAA
- a CDS encoding carboxylesterase: MKTILSLLVLLVITLACSPEPTITKDMLDGGTLFDPSLYKPANYLVSKAMPNPTPEQARKPVIIACHGYSATTFEWDEFRSWSSGRTDFYLSQVLLGGHGRSYDDFKTSTWHDWQAAIMDEYSQLEKAGYQNINLLTSSTSGALLLELVASGYFANHIKPQNLLLVDPIVIPSDKSLSLIGALGPMLGYIETKQSADEDKVYYHFRPQETLQQLQSLLTVVRQDLEKGITLPSGCSLKVYKSKKDPSADPVSAVLIYQGSQTADGKPITVELIDSELHVYTRLKLRDSVTAKDQQNQTATFTDISNLVIGR, from the coding sequence ATGAAAACAATCCTTAGTCTCTTGGTCCTACTTGTGATTACCCTGGCCTGTTCACCCGAACCCACCATCACAAAAGACATGCTGGATGGGGGAACCTTGTTCGATCCATCGCTCTACAAGCCAGCGAACTACCTGGTATCGAAAGCAATGCCAAACCCGACGCCTGAGCAGGCCAGGAAACCCGTTATTATTGCCTGTCATGGCTATTCGGCCACTACATTTGAGTGGGATGAATTTCGAAGCTGGTCCAGTGGCCGGACTGATTTTTACCTGTCGCAGGTGCTGCTGGGCGGACATGGGCGAAGTTACGACGACTTCAAAACGTCAACCTGGCACGACTGGCAGGCGGCCATTATGGATGAATATAGTCAGTTGGAAAAGGCTGGCTATCAAAATATCAACTTACTCACCTCCTCTACGAGTGGCGCTTTACTACTGGAATTGGTTGCTTCTGGCTACTTTGCCAACCACATTAAACCCCAGAATCTGCTGCTGGTTGATCCCATCGTAATTCCCTCCGACAAATCCTTATCGCTAATTGGGGCGCTTGGGCCTATGCTGGGTTATATTGAAACGAAACAGTCGGCTGATGAGGATAAAGTCTATTACCACTTTCGGCCCCAGGAAACCCTGCAACAACTCCAAAGTCTGCTGACCGTGGTTCGTCAGGATTTAGAGAAAGGAATAACGTTGCCTTCGGGCTGCAGTCTGAAGGTCTACAAGTCGAAAAAAGACCCATCAGCCGATCCGGTCAGCGCAGTACTGATCTATCAGGGCAGCCAAACCGCCGACGGAAAGCCGATAACCGTTGAGTTGATCGACTCTGAACTACATGTATACACACGCCTGAAACTTCGGGATTCGGTTACGGCCAAAGACCAGCAAAACCAGACGGCTACCTTTACAGACATTAGCAATCTGGTTATTGGTCGTTAG
- a CDS encoding 7TM diverse intracellular signaling domain-containing protein, which produces MQNRILALFCVYLLTSVCLQAQQIIRYDRATELLEMGSFARYFEDTTNQLSHVQISKMPDAQFTNSLDKVINLGFTSSRIWLKWDIGNQTNEPVYAILEAQDVDFVDAYVVSEDTTYFLETGVLRPFSNRYFGINSITLYLGRHPRQLYIALKDMNGLVLPIKLGTIRPVVQKVYRETMINAFVVGVMALIALFSFFMFVSLHDRTYLLYTLHVIFSALTLLTFEGYLFDLLWRDMPYMNNGINSSLIRLFTLLTSIAFSVSFLNISAVHPHINRAYQGVSILAIGVVLAKIMGIQSAEMAFNVIVLVTFLSFLATGFWLYRRGFRPARFYLLGWGIYIVEVLLLVLTLFNIISFDHTVTYYGYQIGAVCQVTLLTFALIDRINLLRNSISQAQELALKRLDENQQLVERHNLVLENQLQQTQPTASDELQQVLKMIREERERVRKIPIPTLESVLLFTSDDIIRIEAMGSYTTVHFINRKELVASRSMAEFEQVLIDHDHFFKVHKSHLVNLNYITKYRRGDGGTLMMTDGSEVDVARRVKPEFLKKMGLDN; this is translated from the coding sequence ATGCAGAACCGTATACTTGCCCTGTTTTGCGTTTACCTGCTTACCTCAGTCTGTTTACAGGCTCAACAAATTATCCGTTACGACCGCGCCACTGAGTTGCTTGAGATGGGCTCTTTTGCTCGCTATTTTGAGGATACAACGAATCAACTCTCCCACGTTCAGATTAGTAAGATGCCGGATGCCCAGTTTACCAACAGCCTGGATAAGGTCATCAACCTGGGATTTACTTCCTCCCGAATCTGGCTTAAGTGGGATATTGGCAATCAAACCAACGAACCCGTCTATGCCATCCTGGAAGCTCAGGATGTTGACTTTGTCGATGCCTACGTTGTCAGCGAGGATACCACTTACTTTTTGGAGACGGGGGTCTTGCGTCCATTTTCAAACCGGTATTTTGGCATTAATAGTATCACACTTTATCTGGGTCGGCACCCCAGGCAGTTGTATATCGCGCTCAAGGATATGAACGGGCTGGTGTTACCCATTAAACTGGGTACTATTCGGCCGGTGGTTCAAAAAGTATACCGCGAAACAATGATCAACGCCTTCGTGGTGGGTGTCATGGCGTTGATTGCCCTGTTTAGCTTTTTCATGTTTGTGTCACTGCATGACCGAACCTACCTCCTGTATACCCTGCATGTGATCTTCTCAGCACTCACACTGTTGACATTTGAGGGGTACCTGTTCGATCTTCTCTGGCGGGATATGCCCTACATGAACAATGGGATCAACTCCAGTCTCATTCGGCTCTTTACGTTGCTAACCAGTATTGCGTTCTCGGTTTCTTTCCTGAACATCAGCGCCGTTCACCCCCATATTAATCGAGCTTATCAGGGGGTTAGTATCCTGGCCATTGGGGTCGTTTTGGCTAAAATAATGGGTATTCAGTCGGCCGAGATGGCCTTCAACGTAATTGTTCTGGTTACCTTCCTGTCGTTTCTGGCCACGGGATTTTGGCTGTATCGCCGGGGCTTTCGGCCTGCCCGGTTCTACCTGCTGGGGTGGGGTATTTATATCGTTGAAGTTTTATTATTGGTGCTTACCCTATTCAATATTATCTCCTTCGATCACACAGTAACCTACTATGGGTATCAGATTGGGGCCGTTTGCCAGGTGACTCTGCTTACGTTTGCGTTGATTGACCGAATCAACTTACTGCGTAACAGTATCAGCCAGGCGCAGGAACTGGCACTTAAACGACTTGACGAAAACCAGCAGTTGGTTGAACGACATAATCTGGTACTGGAAAATCAATTGCAGCAGACACAACCCACCGCCAGCGACGAACTTCAGCAAGTGCTCAAAATGATCCGGGAAGAGCGCGAGCGGGTCAGGAAAATACCTATTCCAACCCTGGAAAGTGTTCTGCTGTTTACTTCCGACGACATCATCAGAATTGAGGCCATGGGCAGCTACACGACGGTTCACTTTATTAACCGAAAGGAGTTGGTGGCTTCGCGCTCAATGGCCGAATTTGAGCAGGTGCTGATTGACCATGACCATTTCTTTAAGGTGCATAAATCCCACTTGGTTAACCTGAACTACATCACTAAGTATCGACGGGGCGATGGAGGCACCCTAATGATGACAGATGGGAGCGAGGTGGATGTAGCCCGACGGGTAAAGCCCGAGTTTCTAAAAAAGATGGGGCTGGATAACTGA